Part of the Candidatus Falkowbacteria bacterium genome is shown below.
TTAAGACATTCTGCACTGTGTGAGACAAAAACATTTGGCATGCCTTTAATTAAAGCTGGGTCAAAATTTATCATAAGACCTGCTTCATGATGGTTCATCTCTGAATCCTGAAAATCTTTAGCTGGAGTATATTTATATTCCAAGTTGTATTCTGCGGCAGTCGTTTTCGTCCACCATTCAACATACTGTTCAGCCGTAAAAATACCTTCTGGCAAAGTTCCAGCTGACTTAGCTTTTTCAAAGGCTATTTTACCAGCGCCACAACCTTCGTGAGCTTTAAGATATTTCATGCCTGGATTACTTTTTATATAATCATTAAGCTCTTCTTTGCTTAATAAAATACCAGCACCGGCAATAGCTTTATAGCTACCCTTCTTATGAGGACAACGACCATCACAACACTCAACTTCTTCGGCTTGTTCGAGTGGTTTTTCGATTTGCTGGTTATCTAAAATCTCCTGAAAACTAAGACCGTTTTTAAGATCGGAAATAACCTGAGATTTTAATGCTTCTTCAAACAAAGAATTAACTTTGTTAACTTGTTCATAATCATGTTCTTCTGGATTTGGCATAAATTAATATTTTGATTTTTAAAATGTACTATTTATCTAACTGCTTAATTTTTTTCCAACGCTTAACAGCATGAGTCTTAGCTAACTCATGTTCAATTACAGAACTCAAGCGAGCAAACTCAACATCATCCTGATGACGAGCTTGCTCCTTAAGTTCTTCAGCGCGCGCTCTAGCTTTTTCAATCGCGGCTTCGTTCAACTCTTCTGCTCTTTCAGCTGAGTCGGCGAGTACCACCACTTTATTAGCTAAAACTTCAACTAAA
Proteins encoded:
- the atpC gene encoding ATP synthase F1 subunit epsilon; the protein is MSDTSRQFRFEIASPERVVLKAEVTQVSIPTVDGEITILPLHIPLVALLKPGIIEATLTDGTLDIMSVSGGLVEVLANKVVVLADSAERAEELNEAAIEKARARAEELKEQARHQDDVEFARLSSVIEHELAKTHAVKRWKKIKQLDK